Below is a genomic region from Candidatus Campbellbacteria bacterium.
GTTGTTGCCCCGCTTCTCGAGCTCCTTGCGGAGGTCGTAGCCGCCGATCACTCCCCCGTTCTTCTGCTTACGCGAGAGGAACAAGTTGAGCGGCTTGCCGTCGAGGTAGAGGTCGTCACCGCGACGCTCGAGCTTCACGACGCCTTCGCCACGGTGAACCTCCAGCACAGCTCCGTCGAACGGGAGCTTGGCTGGGGAACCGAGGTCGATGACGTGGTCGATGGGCTTCACCTCGTGCGTACCGCGAAGCACGCCGAGGATGCCCGCCATCTTGTCCTCGCTGTGTGCGAGGGTCGCGAAGTCCTTCGGCTCGAAGCCGACCTTCGTCGCAGTGATGGCGAGCTCATGAGAAACGCCGACGCTGATTTCGGACGCGGTTGCCATGTGGCACATCCTTTCGTTGGTGACACATCCCGTTAGAGACGCATCAGGTTTGTGCTATCTGACCACCACGCGCTGGTAGTCATAGCTATAAAAATCCGATCGTTCGGGTGCTTATAGCTATGACTACTCGCAAGTTAACTGTGAAAGAACTTACATATGCAGTATAACATCATTATTACTGTTTTGTCAACTCCCCTCAAAGCATTGCCTCGATACTTTCTCTATAAGCTAGTTCAACGCTCCTTCCCTCTTTAATAGTGCACGCTTTTTTGAAATACCACCAAATGCATATCCACCCACCGAACCATCACTTCGAATAACCCGATGGCATGGTACGCGCGGGTTTTTGTTTTTATTAAGAATGTTACCAACGGCACGATATGCACGAGGACTTCCTGCTAAATGTGCCACTTCTTTGTATGTGTGTGTTTGTCCTTTTGGAATACGCGCAACAACACCATACACTTTTTGTGCAAATGAAGACACAAGAGTACTACTGTGTTTAGAAAAGTGTTTCTTTTTCTTTTGGAGCATCTTCTTTTTTTCGTTGTGCCACAACAACATTTCGAATTGCCGTCCCTGCCCCATCACGATATGGACAGTATTCGCAACGCTCTCCTATTTCAGGCACCGTGTCACTCATAAGTGTTTTTCGTGCTTTCACAAGAA
It encodes:
- a CDS encoding MGMT family protein; amino-acid sequence: MSSFAQKVYGVVARIPKGQTHTYKEVAHLAGSPRAYRAVGNILNKNKNPRVPCHRVIRSDGSVGGYAFGGISKKRALLKREGALN